In one window of Methanosarcina vacuolata Z-761 DNA:
- a CDS encoding IMPACT family protein encodes MKNYKTLKRCGKAQKEFKNSLFIGYARPVESEAEAKAFIKGIKELHRDANHNVSAYFIKEKSSFALKYDDNGEPAGSSGKPVFKILESKEIQNAAVVVTRYFGGIKLGFGGLSRAYRDTALSAIEEAEVIEVFEQVRLRIRLGYAESQKVRNLIEKYSVIQEEKYSDAVELILLVRGDLEDEFIKKIIDQTKNKLALERF; translated from the coding sequence CTGAAAAATTACAAAACTCTTAAACGCTGTGGTAAGGCTCAGAAGGAATTCAAAAATTCCCTGTTCATAGGTTATGCCAGACCTGTGGAAAGTGAAGCTGAGGCAAAAGCTTTCATAAAAGGTATAAAGGAATTGCACCGCGATGCAAACCATAATGTTTCGGCTTATTTTATAAAAGAAAAAAGCTCTTTTGCCCTCAAATACGATGACAACGGGGAGCCTGCGGGCAGCTCAGGAAAACCTGTTTTTAAAATACTCGAATCAAAAGAAATCCAGAACGCGGCTGTAGTCGTGACCCGGTACTTTGGGGGAATAAAACTGGGTTTTGGAGGACTTTCAAGAGCATACCGAGATACGGCACTCTCTGCTATTGAAGAAGCAGAAGTTATTGAAGTTTTCGAGCAGGTCAGATTAAGAATACGCCTGGGGTATGCAGAAAGTCAGAAAGTAAGAAACCTGATAGAGAAATACTCAGTAATCCAGGAAGAAAAGTACTCGGATGCCGTGGAACTCATCCTCCTTGTAAGAGGGGATCTTGAAGATGAATTCATTAAAAAAATAATAGATCAGACAAAAAATAAGTTAGCACTTGAAAGGTTTTAA
- the mtaA gene encoding methylcobamide:CoM methyltransferase MtaA, whose product MSKFTLRERFEKALKGEAVDIIPVCSVTQTGTVELMEMTGAYWPQANFNADKMAALALAGYEIAGFENVRCPFDITVLAETLGCTVDEGSIDMQPYITDFPCKNKKDVKDITVPDLLLESKRTSVVLEAVEILNEKVGETVPVVAGVVGPAGLAFMLAGIQNYITWFVKDTEVVEELMGVLNDACIEYANGLLERGAHAITLIDSEAGPDIISPNMFEESVFPLYKKFCRKVKGLKVLHMCGDATAVLNSLGDAGFDGISIEEKVSVSCAKATIGGRTRLIGNVSPSDTLLAKGPEAVLIEATACLEDGIDILAPGCGLAPYTPLENIKALVRARDDYFSQ is encoded by the coding sequence ATGAGCAAATTTACCCTGAGAGAGAGGTTTGAAAAGGCACTCAAAGGAGAAGCTGTAGACATTATCCCTGTCTGTTCCGTAACTCAGACAGGCACTGTAGAACTAATGGAAATGACTGGAGCATACTGGCCCCAGGCAAATTTCAATGCCGATAAGATGGCTGCGCTTGCACTTGCAGGGTATGAGATTGCAGGATTTGAGAATGTGCGCTGCCCTTTCGACATTACCGTACTTGCAGAGACCCTTGGCTGCACAGTAGACGAAGGAAGTATAGATATGCAGCCTTACATCACGGATTTCCCCTGCAAAAACAAGAAAGATGTGAAGGATATAACGGTTCCTGATTTGCTTCTTGAGAGCAAGAGGACCTCGGTAGTCCTGGAAGCAGTTGAAATTCTGAATGAAAAAGTAGGAGAGACGGTGCCTGTTGTTGCAGGGGTTGTGGGTCCTGCTGGACTTGCCTTCATGCTTGCCGGAATACAAAATTATATTACATGGTTTGTGAAGGATACTGAAGTTGTTGAGGAATTAATGGGAGTTCTTAACGATGCCTGCATAGAATATGCCAATGGCCTGCTTGAAAGAGGCGCACATGCCATAACCCTTATAGATTCCGAAGCCGGACCTGATATTATTTCCCCCAACATGTTCGAAGAATCGGTCTTTCCCCTTTACAAAAAATTTTGCAGGAAAGTAAAAGGCTTGAAAGTCCTTCACATGTGTGGCGATGCCACAGCCGTTCTCAATTCTCTCGGAGATGCAGGTTTTGATGGAATAAGTATTGAAGAAAAAGTAAGTGTAAGTTGCGCAAAAGCGACTATAGGCGGTCGGACAAGGCTTATAGGAAATGTTTCTCCTTCTGATACCCTGCTCGCAAAAGGGCCTGAAGCAGTTCTCATTGAAGCTACTGCCTGCCTTGAAGATGGAATTGATATCCTTGCACCAGGCTGCGGGCTTGCCCCATATACCCCACTTGAAAATATAAAGGCACTTGTCAGGGCAAGAGATGATTACTTTTCACAGTAA
- a CDS encoding cupin domain-containing protein → MTENNSKAVRDLMPEILRLSGRECIIRELSDSSFLPELENKLEEELKEYLESKELEELADLLEVIYRIAELRGSSKAELETIRQRKKHEKGGFEKNLLLVSPLEESSHPELCSAGPTESRRVVFKPEDAAVIEKKGVNMRIYITKAESENAGVLYQETQKGHTEEFLHEKSDFIYYILEGSGVWIVEDREFEAQAGDVVVVPAGKRFWFRGNLKQVCITAPAWEEQYERHIRDLEL, encoded by the coding sequence ATGACCGAAAATAATTCAAAAGCAGTTCGGGATCTTATGCCTGAAATTCTCAGACTTTCAGGCAGGGAATGCATAATCCGTGAGCTTTCAGACTCCAGTTTTCTTCCTGAGCTTGAAAATAAGCTTGAGGAAGAACTGAAGGAGTACCTCGAAAGCAAAGAGCTTGAAGAGCTTGCAGACCTGCTTGAGGTAATTTATAGAATAGCAGAACTGAGAGGCTCTTCAAAAGCGGAACTTGAGACAATAAGGCAGCGAAAAAAACACGAAAAAGGTGGATTTGAGAAAAATCTTCTCCTTGTTAGTCCTCTCGAAGAAAGCTCTCATCCGGAGTTATGCTCTGCTGGCCCTACCGAGTCCAGACGTGTGGTTTTCAAGCCTGAGGATGCGGCAGTAATTGAGAAAAAAGGAGTGAATATGAGAATCTACATCACTAAAGCCGAATCCGAAAATGCCGGTGTACTCTATCAGGAAACGCAGAAAGGGCACACAGAGGAGTTCCTGCATGAAAAAAGCGATTTTATATATTATATCCTTGAAGGCAGTGGGGTCTGGATAGTTGAGGACAGAGAATTTGAGGCCCAAGCTGGAGATGTAGTTGTCGTGCCTGCAGGAAAAAGGTTCTGGTTCCGTGGAAATCTCAAGCAGGTCTGCATAACTGCTCCGGCCTGGGAAGAACAATACGAGCGCCACATAAGAGATCTTGAATTGTAA
- a CDS encoding dimethylarginine dimethylaminohydrolase family protein: MGCEINGLGRARKTRSGIDYGCEELGRLKSVLMHTPGEELSLLNELNYKHWLYDKVPEISGYIKEHRNYQELLESNGVRVYELEDYVDENTGLIKKMPNLTFLHDTAVISGKGAILSRMRPPAREKEEVVVKEALNNLGIPILSEFNGDEGFFEGCLLLSKETVFVADTERHTYPFIREFVSNILKEFSEVIYVRVPKARRYMHPDTVFNRIREDLALAYLPAFEESCLFTEDSGEKIDFKAFMREKGMEIISVSDSEQSRLACSFVPLESGTIFHYDTALDQKTRKDLENEGIEIISFHPDALLAGGGSLRCHTLRLCRRKIKN; the protein is encoded by the coding sequence ATGGGTTGCGAGATAAATGGACTGGGTAGAGCCAGGAAAACGAGATCAGGTATCGATTATGGGTGCGAGGAACTTGGGAGGCTGAAAAGCGTATTGATGCATACGCCTGGGGAAGAACTTTCTCTACTCAACGAATTGAACTATAAACACTGGCTATACGATAAGGTTCCTGAGATTTCCGGGTATATTAAAGAGCATAGAAATTATCAGGAGCTACTTGAATCAAACGGGGTCAGGGTCTATGAACTTGAAGATTATGTGGACGAAAACACTGGCCTAATTAAGAAGATGCCAAATTTAACTTTCTTGCATGATACCGCAGTTATCTCCGGAAAAGGGGCTATTCTCTCAAGAATGCGTCCACCTGCAAGAGAGAAGGAAGAAGTTGTTGTAAAGGAAGCCCTGAATAATCTGGGAATTCCCATTCTCAGCGAATTCAATGGAGATGAAGGGTTTTTCGAAGGCTGTCTCCTGCTCTCAAAAGAAACAGTCTTTGTAGCTGATACGGAAAGGCACACTTACCCATTTATAAGAGAATTTGTTTCAAACATTCTCAAAGAGTTCAGTGAAGTTATTTACGTCCGGGTTCCGAAAGCCAGGAGGTACATGCACCCTGATACTGTCTTCAACAGGATAAGGGAAGATCTTGCTCTTGCTTATCTACCTGCATTTGAAGAAAGCTGTCTGTTTACGGAAGATTCAGGAGAAAAAATCGATTTTAAAGCTTTCATGCGTGAGAAGGGGATGGAAATCATTTCTGTTTCGGATTCCGAGCAAAGCCGCCTGGCCTGTTCTTTTGTTCCTCTAGAGAGCGGAACTATTTTTCACTACGATACCGCACTTGATCAGAAAACCAGGAAAGACCTTGAAAATGAAGGTATTGAGATTATTTCTTTTCACCCGGATGCCTTGCTTGCAGGAGGAGGGAGCCTGCGCTGCCATACTCTGAGGCTTTGCAGAAGGAAAATTAAGAATTAA
- a CDS encoding L-histidine N(alpha)-methyltransferase, translating into MNSTGRVEFGQVSENNEKIVMTSKEDIEKRLCQCLKNHELPDYLLYMGTGGTKNWLKLDEAKTFPVARQLKVLLEKNLDSIVRFIPTGMSLVSVGVGNGEKERIFLEALVRKNLAENPSSGKVSMRYYPIDINSEFVDIALEKVDNLPVEKKGIVGFIEDIAILKENWRLPILFCVLGNTFCNYEPEFILQLVHENLEQGDLFFFDANLLPTEGTEGQSVRRSVLGTYASRENALFNMYPLLEYGMAPEDFDFELLLAHVNSKIGGVYRTRKSLYILKDTELKIGTETIGLREGDIIRMGFTYKYTYDQITAFLEICGFEILKAFRSEDQANAIILAKKCI; encoded by the coding sequence TTGAACAGTACAGGAAGAGTGGAGTTTGGACAGGTTTCGGAAAATAATGAAAAGATAGTAATGACCAGTAAGGAGGACATCGAAAAAAGACTCTGTCAATGCCTGAAAAACCATGAACTGCCTGATTACCTTCTATATATGGGCACTGGAGGAACAAAAAACTGGCTGAAACTTGATGAGGCAAAGACATTTCCTGTAGCCAGGCAACTCAAAGTCCTTCTGGAAAAAAATCTGGACTCAATCGTAAGATTTATTCCGACAGGTATGAGTCTCGTAAGTGTGGGAGTGGGAAACGGGGAGAAGGAAAGAATTTTTCTCGAGGCGCTAGTGAGAAAGAATCTGGCTGAAAACCCTTCCTCAGGAAAAGTGTCGATGCGCTATTACCCCATCGATATAAACAGTGAATTTGTAGACATCGCTCTTGAAAAGGTAGATAACCTGCCTGTTGAAAAGAAGGGAATAGTTGGTTTCATAGAGGACATAGCCATTCTTAAAGAAAATTGGCGCCTTCCGATTCTGTTCTGCGTTTTAGGAAATACCTTTTGCAATTACGAGCCAGAGTTTATTCTTCAGCTTGTCCATGAAAACCTTGAGCAGGGAGACCTTTTTTTCTTTGATGCCAACCTGCTACCTACTGAAGGCACAGAGGGACAATCGGTAAGGAGGTCCGTACTGGGCACATATGCCTCAAGAGAGAATGCCCTCTTCAATATGTATCCCCTGCTTGAGTACGGAATGGCTCCTGAGGATTTTGATTTTGAACTCTTGCTTGCGCATGTAAACTCAAAGATAGGGGGAGTATACAGGACAAGGAAGAGTTTGTATATCCTGAAGGATACCGAACTCAAAATCGGGACAGAAACCATAGGCTTAAGGGAAGGAGACATCATCCGTATGGGTTTTACTTATAAATATACATATGACCAGATTACAGCTTTCCTGGAAATTTGCGGGTTTGAAATCCTCAAGGCTTTCCGGAGTGAAGACCAGGCAAATGCCATAATCCTTGCAAAAAAATGTATATGA
- a CDS encoding histidine kinase N-terminal 7TM domain-containing protein gives MGALIFSGVMSTLLAIKAYNAFKYRRMYFSKYFILIMLSMSLWSINYAFEVGFMDIELKYLFARLEYIGMAFAPVAWFLFASEYSGVCKEFVREHQKAFFIMPLLIILLMLTNSFHGMYFLGYYLDGSRGFPLLVLIHGPFFWVFYIYSFTLIFLGVFFFFNQFVHLTVPYRAQAAIALTAACIPVLGNILHIADVGPFAFLDPTPFAFTITGLILFWGIMQHEFLNIIPIARENVIESMNDGYIVINLADSIVDINKAALELAGKTKKEVLGKNLNELFGNEVQMPQSEAHEGNFNKEIFLKSGLETKLFTLSVSSLLTKDNEEGRLLMMHDTTETYRYQEALKQANKKINLMSNITRHDILNQVNVLSGYTELISETLPENVKNDPRIVKYLKNLNKGIETIHSQIVFTKDYQELGVVSPIWQSVSNTAKEAAFPFSGQNLKFSIEESRAEIYADPLLKKAFYNLFDNARSHGEHVTEISVSSCRVDDNLVIEVKDDGIGVSSEMKELIFQKSIGKNTGLGLFLVKGILSITGLEIKETGNEGTGARFEIIVPPGNWREKASQ, from the coding sequence ATGGGAGCATTAATTTTTTCAGGAGTTATGTCGACTTTGCTTGCAATCAAAGCCTACAACGCATTCAAGTACCGCAGGATGTATTTCTCAAAATATTTCATACTTATTATGCTAAGCATGTCTCTCTGGTCCATTAATTATGCCTTTGAGGTTGGATTCATGGACATTGAGCTAAAGTATCTCTTTGCTCGCCTCGAATATATTGGGATGGCCTTTGCTCCGGTAGCGTGGTTTTTATTTGCATCGGAATACTCAGGGGTATGTAAAGAATTCGTAAGGGAACATCAAAAAGCATTTTTCATAATGCCTTTGCTCATAATCCTTCTGATGCTTACAAATAGCTTTCATGGGATGTATTTTTTAGGTTATTACCTGGACGGCTCAAGGGGTTTTCCTCTTCTTGTGCTTATACACGGGCCTTTTTTCTGGGTGTTTTATATATATTCTTTTACTCTAATTTTTCTTGGAGTTTTCTTCTTCTTCAATCAGTTTGTCCATCTAACTGTACCCTACAGGGCTCAGGCAGCAATTGCTCTAACTGCAGCATGTATTCCAGTCCTGGGGAATATTCTCCATATCGCAGATGTAGGTCCTTTTGCATTCCTCGACCCGACTCCTTTTGCATTTACAATTACAGGTTTGATTCTCTTCTGGGGTATCATGCAGCATGAATTTCTTAACATTATTCCGATTGCAAGAGAAAATGTAATCGAATCCATGAATGACGGATATATCGTAATAAACCTTGCAGATTCCATAGTAGATATCAATAAGGCTGCTCTTGAACTGGCAGGGAAAACAAAAAAGGAGGTTCTCGGGAAAAACTTAAATGAGCTTTTTGGGAATGAAGTACAAATGCCTCAGAGTGAAGCTCATGAGGGCAATTTCAACAAAGAAATTTTCTTGAAGAGCGGACTTGAAACAAAACTTTTTACTCTTAGTGTCAGCTCCCTCCTAACAAAAGATAATGAAGAAGGCAGGCTACTGATGATGCATGACACTACTGAAACTTATAGGTATCAAGAGGCTCTAAAACAGGCTAACAAGAAGATAAACCTCATGAGCAACATTACCAGACATGATATTCTTAACCAGGTGAATGTACTTTCCGGGTACACCGAACTAATTTCTGAAACTCTTCCTGAAAATGTCAAGAATGATCCCCGAATAGTGAAGTATCTGAAAAATCTCAATAAAGGTATCGAAACAATCCACAGCCAGATTGTTTTCACCAAAGACTACCAGGAACTCGGAGTAGTTTCTCCGATCTGGCAATCCGTAAGTAATACAGCAAAAGAAGCAGCCTTTCCCTTCTCCGGTCAGAACTTGAAGTTTTCTATCGAGGAAAGTCGAGCTGAGATCTACGCTGATCCACTGCTGAAAAAAGCCTTTTACAATCTGTTTGACAATGCAAGGTCACATGGAGAACATGTAACTGAAATCAGTGTTAGTTCATGCAGGGTTGATGACAATCTTGTAATTGAAGTAAAAGATGATGGTATCGGAGTTTCTTCTGAAATGAAAGAGCTGATTTTTCAAAAATCCATCGGGAAAAATACAGGGCTTGGGCTTTTCCTTGTAAAAGGCATTCTTTCCATTACAGGCCTGGAGATTAAAGAAACCGGAAATGAAGGGACAGGTGCGAGATTTGAAATTATAGTACCACCCGGGAACTGGCGAGAAAAAGCTTCTCAATAA
- a CDS encoding carboxymuconolactone decarboxylase family protein: MRMLEEFFPEFTQKLDEIDQLYAEKRMIDEKTYQFICFALSIKARSKPCVLKHFKGALEAGATVKELSYIFALVMREAAGADDCWTHDVLGDWKEILKGNISCSCAGDEK; the protein is encoded by the coding sequence ATGAGAATGCTTGAAGAATTTTTCCCGGAGTTTACCCAGAAACTGGACGAAATTGATCAGCTTTACGCCGAAAAAAGGATGATTGACGAAAAGACCTATCAGTTCATTTGCTTTGCTCTCTCCATCAAAGCCAGGTCAAAACCCTGCGTTCTGAAGCATTTTAAAGGCGCCCTCGAAGCAGGAGCTACAGTCAAGGAACTTTCATATATCTTTGCCCTGGTCATGCGAGAAGCCGCAGGTGCCGATGACTGCTGGACCCATGATGTACTTGGGGACTGGAAAGAAATCCTGAAAGGTAATATTTCCTGCAGTTGCGCAGGAGATGAGAAGTAA
- a CDS encoding radical SAM protein, producing MWEEKPKNLDTLSLFSPPPMLKGYMYGAQEAHQARNSNKLLAIRLETNKSCNLRCRYCYAQSGEDSAKIADFNNLKRIIQEAKELGIRSVVVIGGGEPTLYPSFRDLIAYIDSLEIIPVIFSNTVLMTEELAGFLYKHNASVMGKLDSLKPEVQDYLAGRAGASEDIRKGLRSLLKAGFSKPAGPGKLRLGVSFVSNKMNLEEIEEIWHFCRQNNIFPNMEILTPTGRANDELEDKLLTADEIKEYKLKLLEIDQKYYGYDWLPYTPITASGCLQHLYSLYINIEGNVRPCAPTKLDEHPALRVGGEYPYNVNKMSLREIYNSDLFTYVRNIDKMLEGRCRNCEHNEECIGCRGYAYSVGIKHGIDPLKALRMECQQCFK from the coding sequence ATGTGGGAGGAAAAACCGAAGAACCTGGATACGTTAAGCTTGTTTTCACCTCCTCCGATGTTGAAAGGGTACATGTACGGAGCACAGGAAGCCCATCAGGCACGGAACTCAAACAAGCTTTTAGCCATACGTCTTGAAACGAACAAATCCTGCAATCTCCGCTGCCGCTACTGCTATGCACAGAGTGGTGAGGACTCGGCAAAAATAGCCGATTTTAATAATCTCAAGCGTATTATTCAGGAGGCAAAAGAACTCGGGATCAGGTCTGTGGTCGTAATTGGGGGAGGAGAACCGACCCTGTACCCGAGTTTCAGGGATTTAATAGCCTATATTGATTCCCTGGAAATAATCCCGGTGATTTTTTCGAATACGGTTTTGATGACAGAAGAACTCGCAGGGTTCCTGTACAAACACAATGCCTCAGTAATGGGAAAGTTAGATTCCCTTAAGCCTGAGGTTCAGGACTACCTCGCAGGAAGAGCAGGAGCCTCCGAAGATATCAGAAAGGGGCTTCGAAGTCTTCTCAAAGCAGGATTTTCAAAACCGGCAGGGCCTGGAAAACTCCGTCTGGGAGTTTCTTTCGTCAGTAACAAAATGAATCTGGAAGAAATTGAGGAGATCTGGCATTTCTGCAGGCAAAACAATATTTTTCCCAATATGGAAATTCTAACGCCTACGGGCAGGGCAAATGACGAACTTGAGGATAAGCTACTCACGGCTGACGAGATTAAGGAATATAAATTAAAACTGCTGGAAATTGACCAGAAATATTACGGGTATGACTGGCTGCCCTACACACCAATTACCGCAAGCGGCTGCCTTCAACACTTATACAGCCTGTATATCAATATCGAAGGAAATGTCCGGCCCTGTGCACCTACAAAACTGGACGAACATCCTGCGCTCAGAGTTGGTGGGGAATATCCCTATAATGTAAATAAAATGAGCCTTCGGGAGATATATAATTCCGATCTTTTCACATACGTCCGAAACATCGATAAAATGCTCGAGGGAAGGTGCAGGAACTGTGAACATAATGAAGAGTGCATAGGCTGCAGGGGATATGCTTACAGCGTAGGAATCAAACATGGCATCGACCCTCTTAAAGCCCTCAGGATGGAGTGCCAGCAGTGTTTCAAATAA
- a CDS encoding GNAT family N-acetyltransferase produces MSLSKIYTKPIAYLTSFKRLIRDTIGALLIRDWKQMEKENIMPIEGVMLPEVLRIQGEGFENQRQDMLIRYSTKLKKIFYVIKSQNQVVGYSVYYIILIPTFKGFKKKSVVCSISIDRNFRKQGFGEKLLEESIQEMRLNKIASVLLYVSVNNASAIKLYEKVGFRIIRETTNICGENERCYEMELSLV; encoded by the coding sequence ATGAGCCTCTCTAAAATCTACACTAAACCCATTGCATATTTAACGAGTTTTAAGAGACTCATACGTGATACTATCGGAGCTCTTCTTATAAGGGACTGGAAACAGATGGAAAAGGAAAACATTATGCCTATAGAGGGCGTTATGCTTCCTGAAGTCCTTAGAATTCAAGGAGAAGGGTTTGAAAATCAAAGACAGGATATGCTTATAAGATATTCAACAAAACTCAAGAAAATATTTTATGTAATAAAGAGTCAGAACCAAGTAGTAGGATACTCAGTATACTACATAATACTAATACCTACCTTTAAAGGCTTCAAGAAAAAATCAGTAGTTTGTTCGATTTCAATTGACAGAAACTTCAGAAAACAGGGGTTTGGCGAGAAATTATTAGAAGAGAGTATCCAGGAAATGAGGTTAAACAAAATAGCTTCGGTATTATTGTATGTAAGTGTAAATAATGCTTCTGCTATAAAATTATATGAAAAAGTGGGCTTTCGAATAATAAGGGAAACAACAAATATTTGTGGTGAGAACGAAAGATGTTATGAAATGGAATTGAGTCTTGTTTAA
- a CDS encoding right-handed parallel beta-helix repeat-containing protein, with protein sequence MDEKYLTYLKQNRKKIGLSIVIFIFLVALGIFIFSTMESNIPPKSSNNTVYVAGDGSGNFTCDGIDDQVEINQALEYVAKNSQFSTVHLKGPNTYVISDSILIGNNTILEGDDTAVVKLQDNANWPVGNPMITQMGSHGVYGVTIKGFEIDGNHDKNEDRQRGQGYYNMIKFLDAKNVDVNDMYMHDGHGDGLRVERGANITYYNNRVYKLGHDGLFAIDCLNVEAWNNRITCRTNSGLRVWNSNHVKFHDNVIDSFYHWSAGGSGIQIEKTTGIVNDVEVYNNTINNTYGPGIWLIGYGETYPEEEAQNVHIYKNTLYNTGTNPSIDWVGGVVTSGFYDTLIERNVFDGVYHAAIVQMYPPSSEDTDNSVDLSPQGTGYKTIVRNNIIIDTQKRKKDPDGTGYAVINYLPETHSFVLENNCLYNNTGGNYKNASSTTDIYVNPLFVNHNKHDYHLKSNSPCIGAGYVPSNSSKELDENENKINIGRYD encoded by the coding sequence ATGGACGAAAAATATCTGACGTACTTAAAGCAAAACCGGAAAAAAATAGGACTCTCCATTGTAATTTTTATATTCCTGGTCGCATTGGGAATATTCATTTTCTCTACTATGGAGTCCAACATTCCTCCTAAGTCGTCAAACAATACTGTGTACGTAGCTGGCGACGGAAGTGGAAACTTTACCTGCGATGGAATTGACGATCAGGTAGAGATAAATCAAGCTCTTGAATATGTTGCAAAAAATTCACAGTTCTCAACCGTTCATTTGAAAGGCCCAAATACATACGTCATCTCTGACAGTATTCTAATTGGAAATAATACAATCTTAGAAGGAGACGACACGGCTGTAGTAAAACTCCAAGATAACGCAAACTGGCCAGTGGGTAATCCCATGATAACACAGATGGGCAGCCATGGAGTCTATGGAGTCACTATAAAAGGATTTGAAATAGATGGAAATCATGACAAGAATGAAGATAGGCAAAGAGGACAAGGATATTACAACATGATCAAGTTCCTTGACGCTAAAAACGTAGACGTTAATGATATGTATATGCACGACGGGCATGGAGACGGGTTAAGAGTAGAGAGAGGCGCTAATATCACGTATTATAATAATAGAGTGTATAAATTGGGACATGATGGTCTTTTTGCCATCGATTGCCTGAATGTAGAAGCCTGGAACAATAGAATCACTTGCAGGACCAACAGCGGCCTTAGAGTCTGGAACTCAAACCATGTAAAATTCCATGATAACGTAATAGATTCCTTTTACCACTGGAGTGCAGGTGGCTCTGGAATTCAGATTGAGAAAACAACAGGTATCGTCAACGATGTTGAGGTATATAATAATACTATCAATAATACCTATGGTCCCGGAATCTGGCTGATAGGTTATGGAGAAACTTATCCCGAGGAAGAGGCGCAGAATGTCCACATTTATAAGAATACCCTCTATAACACAGGTACTAATCCAAGTATTGACTGGGTAGGAGGGGTTGTAACCAGCGGGTTTTATGACACCCTGATTGAGAGGAATGTGTTTGACGGAGTATATCATGCAGCCATTGTCCAGATGTATCCTCCTTCTTCCGAAGACACAGACAATTCAGTTGATCTTTCACCTCAGGGTACAGGGTACAAAACGATTGTCCGTAATAACATAATCATTGATACCCAGAAGCGTAAAAAAGACCCTGATGGGACAGGATATGCAGTGATTAATTATCTGCCTGAAACGCATTCCTTTGTGCTGGAAAACAACTGTCTGTACAATAATACAGGTGGAAATTATAAAAATGCAAGTTCAACCACTGACATATATGTAAATCCTCTCTTTGTAAACCATAATAAGCATGATTATCATCTGAAATCAAACTCCCCTTGTATTGGTGCGGGATACGTGCCATCAAATTCATCAAAAGAGCTAGATGAGAATGAAAACAAGATAAACATAGGAAGGTATGACTGA
- a CDS encoding SPL family radical SAM protein — translation MFEEIKVKKALNRINKSSRINLPFHWDLNIYRGCEHGCNYCYAMYSHSYLEEKKKSACAEPGFGRESCSSAVDKKCAFFQKIYVKTNVAEALEKQLAARSWKKEVINIGGVCDSYQPVEAKYGLMREVLALMIKYRNPVTISTKSDLILRDYDLLSELAELTSVNIAVTVTTVDKKLSALLEPLASSPDKRFSVLRAFKNTSAVTGIHMMPILPFLTDNPQNLEQIMSLATECGVDYALPGVLNLRGETRKHFFGFLELNFPELVDPYRKLYAKGGADMAYKAKLYEMFSSLMERYHLSGDYMKPMQAKLSRSKQLTLTDFSENDS, via the coding sequence ATGTTCGAAGAAATCAAGGTTAAAAAAGCTCTGAATCGGATAAATAAATCCAGCAGGATTAATCTACCATTTCATTGGGATTTGAATATTTACAGGGGCTGTGAACACGGTTGTAATTACTGTTATGCAATGTATTCTCATAGCTATCTGGAAGAAAAGAAGAAGTCTGCTTGTGCAGAGCCAGGATTCGGGAGAGAAAGCTGTTCTTCCGCAGTGGATAAAAAATGTGCTTTTTTTCAAAAAATTTACGTAAAAACGAATGTTGCAGAAGCTCTTGAAAAGCAGCTTGCAGCACGAAGCTGGAAAAAGGAAGTAATTAATATAGGCGGAGTCTGCGATAGTTATCAGCCTGTAGAAGCAAAGTACGGATTGATGCGCGAGGTTCTGGCGCTGATGATTAAATACCGAAATCCTGTCACTATATCTACAAAATCGGATCTTATCCTCAGGGACTATGACCTTCTTTCAGAACTTGCTGAACTAACATCTGTAAATATTGCAGTTACGGTTACAACGGTGGATAAAAAATTAAGTGCTCTACTGGAACCCTTGGCTTCGTCACCTGATAAACGGTTTTCAGTCCTGCGGGCTTTTAAAAACACATCTGCTGTTACTGGAATCCATATGATGCCAATTCTTCCTTTTCTTACTGACAACCCTCAGAATCTCGAACAAATTATGTCTCTTGCAACCGAATGTGGTGTGGATTACGCTCTGCCTGGAGTTCTGAACCTCAGGGGCGAAACCAGAAAGCATTTCTTCGGTTTTCTTGAACTTAACTTTCCCGAACTTGTGGATCCTTACCGCAAATTGTATGCAAAAGGAGGAGCTGATATGGCCTATAAGGCCAAACTTTATGAAATGTTCAGCTCTCTTATGGAAAGATATCATTTGTCTGGAGACTACATGAAACCCATGCAGGCAAAACTTTCCCGTTCGAAGCAGCTCACGTTAACGGATTTCTCAGAAAATGATTCTTGA